Proteins encoded within one genomic window of Brassica rapa cultivar Chiifu-401-42 chromosome A09, CAAS_Brap_v3.01, whole genome shotgun sequence:
- the LOC117127777 gene encoding putative F-box/kelch-repeat protein At3g22730: protein MWIKHSKGSKRVKERKPMYALGYENNQSCRSYKILMFWNCDELYDGQVDGFKVYDFNSNAWRVVNYLNCFIMNSHGVKLKGNGYWNAYDDNYVDYILSFDFTRERFIRLCLPPPSQGCMYTSLSVVREELSVLRCVKGSSKIEMWVTTNKMDTSASELSWSKSFTMNFGFPVLVYTGLLIDEDKKVVLCNTIVGDHLRGACTIGEEDKYYSEIAFEGMSLSPPPHIFNYVPSLVRIQEGTELDVFGKSPRRRGDDPPTR, encoded by the coding sequence ATGTGGATCAAACACAGCAAAGGCAGCAAAAGGGTTAAAGAGAGAAAGCCTATGTATGCTTTAGGATACGAGAACAACCAGTCTTGCCGCAGCTACAAAATCTTGATGTTTTGGAATTGTGACGAATTATACGACGGCCAAGTCGATGGATTTAAAGTCTATGATTTTAACTCTAATGCGTGGAGAGTTGTTAATTATCTCAACTGCTTCATAATGAATTCTCATGGCGTGAAGTTGAAAGGAAATGGTTACTGGAATGCTTATGATGACAACTACGTCGACTACATACTCAGTTTTGATTTTACAAGAGAGAGATTTATACGTTTGTGTTTACCTCCCCCATCTCAGGGCTGCATGTATACGTCTCTATCAGTTGTTAGAGAAGAACTCTCAGTGTTACGTTGTGTGAAAGGTTCATCAAAGATTGAGATGTGGGTGACGACCAATAAAATGGATACTTCTGCTTCAGAATTGTCATGGAGCAAATCCTTTACAATGAACTTTGGTTTTCCTGTCTTAGTTTACACGGGTCTTTTAATCGACGAAGATAAGAAAGTGGTCTTGTGTAATACAATTGTGGGGGACCACTTGAGGGGGGCATGTACTATTGGAGAGGAAGATAAATATTACTCAGAAATCGCTTTTGAAGGAATGTCTTTATCACCACCTCCTCATATTTTCAATTATGTTCCAAGTTTGGTTCGAATCCAGGAAGGTACTGAATTAGATGTTTTTGGTAAAAGTCCTCGTAGGAGAGGGGATGATCCTCCTACAAGATGA
- the LOC103848626 gene encoding putative F-box only protein 9, whose protein sequence is MMISDLPADLLDEILSRVPATSLIRLRSTCKQWYNLFKDQMFAEKHLRNVPKQLRVLTLKENRLFLPSVDLNFVPPSIEFSDELSLNNSNNSEEVHIDSAFHCDGLLLCTTRDELVVWNPCLGETMWIKHSEGSKRVKERKPMYALGYENNQSCRSYKILMFWDCDELYDGQVDGFKVYDFNSNAWRVVNYPNCFIMNSHGVNLKGNGYWNAYDDNYVDYILSFHFTGERFIRLCLPPPSQGCMYTSLSVVREELSVLRCVKGSSKIEMWVTTNKMDTSASELSWSKSFTMNFGFPVLVYTGLLIDEDKKVVLCNTIVGDHLRGACTIGEEDKYYSEIAFEGMSLSQPPHIFNYVPSLVRIQEGTELDVFGKSPRRRGDDPPTRRGDTAMCDHDFQFSQEIDDMMS, encoded by the coding sequence atgATGATATCTGATCTTCCGGCAGATTTGCTAGATGAAATACTCTCTAGGGTTCCGGCCACATCTCTAATACGATTGAGATCTACTTGCAAACAATGGTACAATTTATTCAAAGACCAAATGTTCGCCGAAAAGCACCTTCGTAACGTTCCAAAGCAGCTTCGTGTTCTCACACTGAAGGAAAATAGGCTTTTTCTGCCGAGCGTAGATCTGAACTTTGTTCCTCCTTCTATTGAATTTAGCGATGAACTTAGCCTAAATAATTCTAATAATTCAGAAGAGGTCCATATAGACTCAGCTTTTCACTGCGATGGTTTATTGTTATGCACCACCAGGGATGAACTCGTGGTTTGGAATCCTTGTTTAGGTGAAACCATGTGGATCAAACACAGCGAAGGCAGCAAAAGGGTTAAAGAGAGAAAGCCTATGTATGCTTTAGGATACGAGAACAACCAGTCTTGCCGCAGCTACAAAATCTTGATGTTTTGGGATTGTGACGAATTATACGACGGCCAAGTCGATGGATTTAAAGTCTATGATTTTAACTCTAATGCGTGGAGAGTTGTTAATTATCCCAACTGCTTCATAATGAATTCTCATGGCGTGAATTTGAAAGGAAATGGTTACTGGAATGCTTATGATGACAACTACGTCGACTACATACTCAGCTTTCATTTTACAGGAGAGAGATTTATACGTTTGTGTTTACCTCCCCCATCTCAGGGCTGCATGTATACGTCTCTATCAGTTGTTAGAGAAGAACTCTCAGTGTTACGTTGTGTGAAAGGTTCATCAAAGATTGAGATGTGGGTGACGACCAATAAAATGGATACTTCTGCTTCAGAATTGTCATGGAGCAAATCCTTTACAATGAACTTTGGTTTTCCTGTCTTAGTTTACACGGGTCTTTTAATCGACGAAGATAAGAAAGTGGTCTTGTGTAATACAATTGTGGGGGACCACTTGAGGGGGGCATGTACTATTGGAGAGGAAGATAAATATTACTCAGAAATCGCTTTTGAAGGAATGTCTTTATCACAACCTCCTCATATTTTCAATTATGTTCCAAGTTTGGTTAGAATCCAGGAAGGTACTGAATTAGATGTTTTTGGTAAAAGTCCTCGTAGGAGAGGGGATGATCCTCCTACAAGACGAGGTGATACTGCAATGTGTGATCATGACTTCCAGTTTTcacaagaaattgatgacatgatGTCCTAA